From Actinoplanes oblitus, a single genomic window includes:
- a CDS encoding flagellar export protein FliJ has translation MNRLFRLTPVLRARKAQEDAARGELIQSRAEIREAQALVKRRQLDLVGADAPSEGSARAMVAALVARQSLASGVFSAQRMVTDAEEVEREKMAALTDAAKRRRAVEMLSERHAAMVKAHDLRTDQANLDELAVTSKARNAARGGAPAEENGSDA, from the coding sequence ATGAACCGCCTGTTCCGTCTCACTCCGGTGCTGCGCGCGCGCAAGGCGCAGGAGGACGCCGCTCGTGGCGAGCTGATCCAGTCCCGCGCCGAGATCCGGGAGGCGCAGGCTCTGGTCAAGCGCCGGCAGCTCGATCTGGTCGGAGCCGACGCACCGTCCGAGGGTTCGGCCCGGGCGATGGTCGCGGCCCTGGTGGCGCGGCAGTCGCTGGCGTCTGGGGTGTTCAGCGCGCAGCGGATGGTCACCGACGCCGAGGAGGTCGAGCGGGAGAAGATGGCCGCGCTGACCGACGCGGCGAAGCGCCGGCGGGCCGTGGAGATGCTCTCCGAGCGGCACGCCGCCATGGTCAAGGCCCACGACCTGCGCACCGACCAGGCGAACCTGGACGAGCTGGCGGTCACCTCGAAGGCCCGTAACGCCGCCCGCGGCGGCGCACCCGCCGAGGAGAACGGGAGTGACGCATGA
- a CDS encoding transglycosylase SLT domain-containing protein, producing MSLGVSGVMGRIAELQDQLGLTPPPASLDPTGKSGDKFASALARATGAGRGTGTAAGPSGDDVVAAAKKYLGTPYVFGGTDPKKGLDCSGLVQQVYQDLGVKVPRNSWQQATAGRPVASLSDARPGDVLAFDSPVDHVAIYLGDNKMIAAPKPGDHVKIQSVYEKPTHIRRILDDVPVAAVQDMSSLRPAGLRGSAAGGLAGVPYADLFLKAGAKHDVPPKLLAAVAKVESGYNPKAVSPAGARGMMQLMPATAHGLGVDDPFDPEQAVDGAARMLKGLLKEFKSVPLALAAYNAGGGAVHKYGGIPPFGETQAYVPKVQKALAALGG from the coding sequence ATGAGCCTCGGTGTCTCCGGTGTCATGGGGCGCATCGCCGAGCTGCAGGATCAGCTCGGTCTCACCCCTCCCCCGGCGTCCCTGGACCCGACCGGCAAGTCCGGTGACAAGTTCGCGTCCGCGCTGGCCCGGGCGACCGGCGCGGGCCGGGGCACCGGCACCGCGGCCGGCCCGTCCGGCGACGACGTGGTGGCGGCCGCGAAGAAGTACCTCGGCACCCCGTACGTCTTCGGCGGCACCGACCCGAAGAAGGGCCTGGACTGCTCCGGCCTGGTCCAGCAGGTCTACCAGGACCTGGGCGTCAAGGTGCCGCGCAACTCCTGGCAGCAGGCGACGGCGGGCCGCCCGGTGGCCAGCCTGTCCGACGCCAGGCCGGGCGACGTGCTGGCGTTCGACTCGCCGGTCGACCACGTGGCGATCTACCTCGGTGACAACAAGATGATCGCCGCGCCGAAACCGGGCGACCACGTCAAGATCCAATCGGTGTACGAGAAGCCGACCCACATCCGCCGCATCCTCGACGACGTGCCGGTCGCCGCGGTGCAGGACATGTCGTCGCTGCGCCCGGCCGGCCTGCGCGGGTCGGCGGCCGGCGGGCTGGCCGGGGTGCCGTACGCGGACCTGTTCCTGAAGGCCGGCGCCAAGCACGACGTCCCGCCGAAGCTGCTGGCCGCGGTGGCGAAGGTGGAGTCCGGGTACAACCCGAAGGCGGTCAGCCCGGCCGGGGCGCGGGGCATGATGCAGCTGATGCCGGCCACCGCGCACGGGCTCGGGGTGGACGACCCGTTCGATCCGGAGCAGGCCGTGGACGGGGCCGCCCGGATGCTGAAGGGCCTGCTGAAGGAGTTCAAGTCGGTGCCGCTGGCGCTGGCCGCGTACAACGCGGGCGGCGGAGCCGTGCACAAGTACGGCGGCATCCCGCCGTTCGGCGAGACCCAGGCGTACGTGCCGAAGGTGCAGAAGGCGCTGGCCGCGCTCGGCGGCTGA
- a CDS encoding flagellar hook-length control protein FliK: MPSPVTGPEHRPVTEATRRPGARRDEGADFGSALSAELSRPERDETERDERRTQTQKTEGRSAADRTAVERAGADRALAARIATERRTADRASQRTAEQRTAEQRAASRDIADRTAAARTAARRDAAAGRPAARPAVDRTVGDRDDRVRDDRGRDDRVGDDRGRDDRIDDDREDTGDVQDTDAAQPHGPDRAAHRPRAKAKAAGAGEPTAKTAEAGAEPVTAESAGKSGPGTAEQPAAAGPAATIPLVSPILPTMATAGGEVAAKAAGPTPAAGVTAPGKAAATTAGQPAAATPQAGRATPGPTTPGAATPGPATPGPATPGAATPGTATPGTATPGTATPVTAQQVTAQQATARPAGTTAAAPGGAQAGAPTPAGRPAPDAPAGGAQPAATPARPAWAKPATTGTDPGTAATAQATAATPAGPAATPAPPPGEVPATATPIPAVGTGPGAGGGGDATGGSGQPGAETSGTPENNPPAATGPAPLPTAVPAAPPADAGLPPGAALPGVTGPQAAAPAAPVAPATPAPPPSTPLPLPTAEQLSMRIAPLRLDADGIHRLTVQLHPVDLGPVQVVAEIRNGDINVQLSSGTDAGTEAIRDALDDLRRDLQDAGFGNCSLDLRQGGGQDQARQRFEAGGGAGRRTGGDGGGTTEPPVEPAPVATRRVTPAGRFDTHA; the protein is encoded by the coding sequence ATGCCGAGTCCCGTGACCGGACCTGAGCACCGGCCCGTTACCGAGGCCACCCGCCGCCCCGGTGCGCGGCGCGACGAGGGGGCGGACTTCGGTTCGGCGCTCTCCGCCGAGCTGAGCCGCCCGGAGCGGGACGAGACCGAGCGGGACGAACGGCGTACCCAGACGCAGAAGACCGAAGGCCGGTCCGCCGCGGACCGGACCGCCGTGGAGCGGGCCGGAGCCGACCGCGCCCTGGCGGCCCGGATCGCGACGGAGCGGAGAACAGCGGATCGGGCTTCGCAGCGGACCGCCGAGCAGCGAACCGCCGAGCAGCGCGCCGCGAGCCGGGACATCGCCGACCGGACCGCGGCGGCTCGAACGGCGGCCCGCCGCGACGCCGCCGCCGGTCGCCCGGCCGCCCGGCCCGCCGTGGATCGCACCGTGGGCGACCGGGACGACCGGGTCCGCGACGACCGGGGCCGGGACGACCGGGTCGGCGACGACCGGGGCCGGGACGACCGGATCGACGACGACCGGGAGGACACCGGCGACGTCCAGGACACCGACGCGGCGCAGCCGCACGGGCCGGACCGCGCCGCCCACCGCCCCCGGGCCAAGGCCAAGGCCGCCGGCGCCGGCGAACCCACGGCGAAGACCGCGGAGGCCGGCGCCGAGCCGGTCACCGCCGAGAGCGCCGGGAAGAGCGGCCCGGGCACCGCCGAGCAGCCGGCTGCGGCCGGCCCGGCGGCCACGATTCCGCTGGTCAGCCCGATCCTGCCGACCATGGCCACGGCCGGGGGCGAGGTCGCCGCGAAGGCGGCCGGTCCGACGCCGGCCGCCGGTGTCACGGCACCGGGCAAGGCCGCGGCCACCACGGCCGGTCAGCCCGCCGCGGCGACGCCGCAGGCCGGCCGCGCCACGCCGGGCCCCACCACGCCCGGTGCCGCGACGCCCGGCCCCGCGACGCCCGGCCCGGCCACACCCGGCGCCGCGACGCCCGGTACCGCGACGCCCGGTACCGCGACGCCCGGTACCGCGACGCCGGTCACCGCACAGCAGGTCACCGCACAGCAGGCCACCGCACGGCCCGCCGGCACGACGGCGGCGGCGCCCGGTGGCGCTCAGGCGGGTGCTCCCACGCCGGCCGGCCGGCCGGCGCCCGACGCCCCGGCCGGCGGCGCGCAGCCCGCCGCCACCCCGGCCCGCCCGGCCTGGGCGAAGCCCGCCACCACCGGGACCGATCCCGGCACCGCGGCGACCGCGCAGGCCACCGCCGCCACGCCCGCCGGTCCGGCCGCCACGCCGGCACCACCGCCGGGCGAGGTACCGGCCACCGCCACGCCGATCCCGGCCGTCGGCACCGGGCCGGGCGCCGGCGGCGGGGGCGACGCGACGGGAGGGTCGGGGCAGCCCGGGGCGGAGACCTCGGGTACTCCGGAGAACAACCCGCCGGCCGCGACCGGGCCGGCTCCGCTGCCCACCGCGGTCCCGGCGGCACCGCCCGCCGACGCGGGCCTGCCGCCCGGTGCCGCCCTGCCCGGCGTGACCGGACCGCAGGCCGCGGCGCCCGCCGCGCCGGTCGCCCCGGCCACCCCGGCGCCGCCGCCGAGCACCCCGCTGCCGCTCCCGACGGCCGAGCAGCTGTCCATGCGGATCGCTCCGCTGCGGTTGGACGCGGACGGCATCCACCGCCTCACCGTGCAGTTGCACCCGGTCGACCTGGGCCCGGTCCAGGTGGTCGCGGAGATCCGCAACGGCGACATCAACGTGCAGCTCAGCAGCGGCACCGACGCCGGTACCGAGGCGATCCGGGACGCCCTCGACGACCTGCGCCGGGACCTGCAGGACGCCGGGTTCGGCAACTGCTCGCTGGACCTGCGCCAGGGTGGCGGGCAGGACCAGGCCCGGCAGCGGTTCGAGGCGGGCGGCGGGGCCGGCCGGCGGACCGGCGGGGACGGCGGCGGGACCACCGAACCGCCGGTCGAG